The uncultured Bacteroides sp. genome includes the window GGCTGTTTTTCCACTTAATAATCCCATACTAATTCGTTATTTATTAATTTCAATTTTATGTAGCGCGCCAAACACAATGTTAGACACGTATTTCTTACGGGTCGCTATATCTAAATTAGATCCGACATTACCACGAATATAAGGCACTTCAATGCCTTTAACGCAGTAATGAACCAATATAGCTGTCATGTCCACATTATCAATCCGGAACACCCCTTTATCTTTCCCTTCTTGTAATACAGCCCTAAACAGTTGAATTTCTTTTGCATCAAATCTTTTGCGTACTTTTTCAACCTTCCAAATATCACGAAAAAAATTGGCACGAAGCGTACCGTTTCTATATACCACCTCTTTCACCGCATCCAATCGGGTATAGATCATCTCTATAATCTTTTCATCCGGAGAAATATCCTTTTCAGCAACACGCTTCATCATATCCGAGAGAATATCCAGTTCAGACTCTACTACTGCCAGGTAAATTTCATCTTTATTCTTAAAATACGTATAAAGAGTTCTTCTACCTTTCTTAGAAGCAATAGCAATATCATTCATGGTTGTATTTTCCACTCCCATCTTAGCAAAAAGCTGACGGGCAACATCGACTAATTTAGCTCTGGTTTTTGATACAGTCATAGATAAATTGCACATTGCTGAATAATTTGAGCAAAAGTAATTATTTTCCTTATATCACACAAGAAAAACAACAGATTATTCGTGCTCTCACGCTAGTACTTCGTGGTAAAAATGAAATCAAAAAGAATTTTATCAAAAAAAACAGAACGCATATATTACTATATATCAAACAATTAGCCCAAACATTGAGAAATACACAGAAAAAAAGTATAGAAACATTTGCTTTTCATCTTAAAAGCTGTACCTTTGCACTCACAAAATATCGCGGAGTGGAGCAGTTGGTAGCTCGTTGGGCTCATAACCCAAAGGTCGTCTGTTCGAGTCAGGCCTCCGCAACTTAAGAAAGTGAATAAGAAACTGTAAAATCAGCTACTTATTCACTTTTCTCATTTATTGCCGGAGCAGAAATATAAAGAGTTACCTCTTTTACAATCCTGCGTTCCTTCTGTGGCATTTTGCAAAGTACAATTCATTATATCTCCCGCTTTACTCCCTTTAATAACAGCAAATTTAAGATCTCACAATAGGCCTCTTCAACAGCAATAATGTCCACTTCAGGCAGATTAAAGCTCTTTATTGATAAATCAAATTATAAGAAATATGTTTTTTATTGTACTTTTGCTCACATGAAGTCTATACTATCTAAATATTATTTGAAAATAGCTATTTTTTCATCTGTCGCCATCAGCGTTCTAGGTGGAATGAATATTATTTTAGATCCCAGAAACTCAAATAACTTCTTTTTTTTCACGATACTCCGAATCTTCATGCTATGTATTATCAACTGGACCATATTGTTTTACGTAAATCATTTCGTTAAAAAGATACACTTATCCGGCAAACATTCTACAAAAACCATTATTCTAACCTATTACATCGTTGGAATTCCTATAATGGGTTTTGTTATATACATTATAAATAGCGTACATCCCATCACTGCTCCAATAAACTATGGCAGTAGTTCCATCTATAGAAAGATTTTTTTAAGTTTCATGTTATGCAGTATTATATTACTCATTAAATACATGTTCGAACTACTGGATGAGAAACAAAAAATACGCATAGAAAACGAACGATTATTGCGCGAAAATCTTCAGGCCCGTTTTGAGATGCTCCGCCAGCAAGTCAATCCGCATTTCTTATTCAATTCTTTAGCAACACTTAAAACAATGATGTACAGTGATATCGGCAAAGCTGAAGAATTCATTATACACCTGTCAGACATCTTTCGATATTCTCTAAAAACCTCGTCAGACGAAAAGGTACTCTTACGTGAAGAACTTAGCATTTTGGAAGCATACATCTTTATGCTTAAATGCCGATTCGAACAAAAACTTATCGTCAAGATAAACATTGACAAAAAATACAATGACTTTTATATACCTCCCTTCACATTACAAATCATTGTAGAAAATTGCGTGAAACATAACATTATATCCAATAAAGCGCCGTTAAAAATAGATATCTTCAGCAATGAAGCAGCCCAACTGACCATATCAAATAGCCTACAACCTAAAAACTCGGTTGAAACATCCACTCACGTGGGTTTAGCGAATATAGACAAACGCTACCAATATCTTTGCAATGAACATATCGAGATAAATAGAGAGAATCAGCTTTTCAAGGTCATAATTCCACTTATACCCAACAAATGAAAATTCTTATAATAGAAGACGAGCCACGGACTGCCATCGATCTGTCTCAAACGCTGAAAAAAATAGATCCGTCAGTTACGATAGTAGATATTCTGGATAGCATAAATTCTTCCGTTAACTATCTGCAATCTAACCCTATGCCCGAACTAATCTACATGGATATTCAACTGGCAGACGGACTATCACTCGATATATTCAAACAAGTTAAAGTAACCTGCCCCGTCATCTTCTGTACGGCTTATGATGAATATGCAATCGACGCATTTAAACTCAACGGCATTGATTTTATATTAAAGCCCTTCGACCAGAATGCTATCCAGAAAAGCCTCGAGAAAGTAGATTTTCTCAGATCTTACTATAAAAAGGACGACGACGATACCAGGCTGAATAAACTCATCGATGCGATAAGACCAACCGTCAGGTCATGCTTTCTGGTTAACCATAAGGGAAAAATGATTCCCGTTGCAGTTGCGGATATTGCTTACTTCTTTATCACTAACGAATTAACCTTTCTCTTTACCTTTAGCGAGCAGAAATATAGTATAGACCATTCGCTCGAAGAGTTGGAACAAATGACAGATGCCCAACAATTCTACCGTGCAAACAGGCAATTCCTGATTAACTTCGCAGCCATAAAAGAAATAGAACCTTATTTCAACCGAAAGCTGATAGTAAAGCTGTCGGTTAAATGCAACGATCAGATCATTGTAGGCAAGCTAAAGAAAACTGAATTTCAGGCATGGCTATCAGAGCGCTGAACGTGTCCATTTTACTCCCTATAGTGTCCACTTCCACTTTTATTATGTTGTAGCCTCCTATACAAACCTGTAATTTTGACGCCGAAACAGGAACTTTTATACCGAAGATTGGGATGCGATGCCCGTGTATCGGATAAAAATCATTTGTATACTAATTAATTCAGCAGAATAATGAGAGTAAAATGCATTATTTCAATCCTTATTTTCTTATCCTTCTTTCTAAAAATTAATTCCCAGGAATCTTATTCACTTGCCAAATGCATTGAATACAGCCTGCAGCACCACGCCTCGGTAAATATCTATCAAAACAATATTAAAATTGCAAAAGAACAAAAGAGGGAGGCAATAAGTTATTACCTCCCTCAAATTAGTCTGAATGGTACTCTCACCGATAACCTGAAACTACAAACGACAATCATCCCCGCCGGCATGATAGGAGATAAAGAGGTTGCCATGCAATTCGGGAAGCAATACACCACTAACATCTATCATGATATTAGCCAGACGGTATATAATCAGTCTGAAATTTATAACATTAAAGCCGGAAAAGTGAATATCGAAATGTCCCAACTGAAATATAAGCAAAACAATGAATCGCTTATATGCAATACGGCTCAGGCATACTTTCAGGTTCTGGCATATAAAGAATATGAATCCAAGCTGCACGACATTATTAAATCGTATACTCAATTATCTCAAATACTGGAACTTAAAGTTCAAAAAGGAGTCGCACTGGAAACTGATCTGGAAAGAATAAAAGTAAGTCTGAAATCGGCAGAATATCAGCTAAGCGAAGTTGAAACTCAGTTGAGAAATGCCATCGATAGCCTAAAATATATAATGGGACTAAACCTTGACGCCGAATTATGTATCAGTGATTCGGTGAACTATGAGATTTATGTATCACCTCCCGAAGTTATGGCTCTGGAAGTAAACAGCCTAATCGAATATCAAATCAATAAAACAAACCTCAAACTTATCGATTACAGCTACAAAGCTCAGAAAGCCGAAAGATTACCTTCCGTTAATCTGTTTGCAAGGATTGGCAGGCAAGTTTACTCCGACGATTTTTCCAAATCCTTTAGTTCATGGAATGATTATTCTTATGTAGGCATTTCCATTAGTAAAACTCTATTTGACGGTTTCAGGCGATCAAGTAAAACTAAAGAGAACAAGCTGACATTGCAAAATGCCGATCTAAATCTGCATCTGGCCGAAACAAATTATCAATTATCTTTTCAGAATTCGGAGAAAAGCCTGCTCACCGCATACAACAACCTAAACGGTAATAAAGACAATCTAAATCTTGCCAAGAAAATACTAGATACGTCAAGTCTTAATTACCAAAAAGGTAGCGCACCGTTAAGCGTATTTCTGAATGATGACAATACTTATAAAAATGCCCAATTACAATATATCAACAGCCTTTTCTCGTATATGTCCGAGAGGCTCGATTACGAAAAAAGCAGAGGTACAATATTCAATTTTTATAATGAATTAAAAGATAATCAAAATTATAGAATAAAATGAAACGAACTAATATTATTCTGATAGGAGTTGTTAGCCTTATAATCATAGCAATAGTTACCACGTTGGTTATCAATAAAAATAAAATAGACGCATCTAACCAAGTTGTCGACAGATCTCACATAGCCGTTACAGTAACCACTTTAAAAATAACCCCGGGCCGATTCTTCATGCAAAAGAGCCTGCCGGCAAAACTAAATCCGGAAGAAAAAGCAACAGCCAGCACTCAGGTTGCCGGAATGCTCAGTACAATGAATATAGATCTCGGCAGCAAAGTATCCAGAGGAGAAGTAATAGGCAGCATCGATACCAAATTAGCACGTCTCAATTTACAGTCGGCCACTTTAACCCAACAAAAGCTAAAGGATGACTATGAACGCACCAAAGCCCTGTACAAAGGGAATGCAACCAGCGAAACAGAACTTATAAACGCCAAATACAACTACGAGAATACCGGCGTGCAAACCAAACAAATAAAACAACAAATAGAAAACGCAAAAATTATTGCCCCCATAAGTGGCATTGTGATAGCCAATGAAATGAAAGCGGGCGAATTTGCGAATCCCGGTTCTTCCATTGCCGAAATAGTAAATATTTCAAAGCTCAAAGCAACAGTATATCTTGATGAAACAGAAGTTTACTATATTCATCTAAAACAGAAAGCTGAAATCTCTCTCCCTTCATTTCCGGATAAAAAGATTTCAGGAAATGTCATTTACATCAGTCCCAGTGGAGATGAAAACCACAACTATCAGGTGGATGTCTTAATAGATAATACTACTGAATGGTTAAAAGCAGGCACTGATGTATCCGTTTCACTTACTCTCAATCAAAAAGAAAATATAATCATGATACCTCAAAGAGCCATCGTATCTGACAAAGAAGAAGATTACGTATACCTCATCGATCACGGCATTGCGCATGTAAGAAAAGTTAAAACCGGAATGATATTAGGAGAAAATATTGAGATAGTAAACGGCTTATCAGCCGGCAATGAAATCGTACTTTCCGGACAAATCAATCTTCGCGAAGGAAGTGCCACAAAAGTTATCAATCAATAATTAAACGCTGATTATGACAATTACAGAGTTATCCATAAAACGCCCTCTTCTTATCACCGTAATATTCACCATTCTGATCCTATTCGGAATCATCGGATACAAGAGTTTAAATTATGAATTACTTCCGAAATTTGAAGCAGGAGTCATTTCTATAACAACCACATATGCGGGAGCTTCTCCTCAAGATATTGAATCGAGCGTCACAAAACCGATAGAAGATGCCGTATCAACCGTCGAGGGATTAGATATTATTACCTCTCGCTCCATGGAGAACGTATCATCAATCACCATACAATTAAAGTCCGGCGTAGAAGATATAGTAGCCCAACAAGATATTGAACGTAAGATTAATCAAATTAAATCCACACTGCCCGAAGATGTAGACGATCCGGTTGTCAATCGGTTTAGTACAGACCAGTTTCCCGTTCTAAATTTATCTGTTTCAGCATCATTATCCGATGCCGATCTTTATCACCTGGTAGAGAATAATATTTTGCCCGAACTAACCAACGTGTCCGGAGTAGGCCAAGTATCTATAGTTGGCGGTACGCCAAGAGAAATAGGAATAAAAATAAATAACCAAAAATTAAATGCCTACAATCTTTCTATCAGCCAGATTTATCAATCAATAAACGCCTCTTCCATTGCCTACCCCGCCGGAAAAGTATCATCGCATCAACAAGAATTTTCCATTCGTTTAAATGCCGATCTTGCCACTGCCGAAATGATTCGCAATATTATTATCCGCGAGAATGCAAACGGTAGTCGCATACTTTTAAAAGATGTTGCCAAAATTACAGATGCCAACTCCACACCTATAACGATCAACCGCATAAACGGAAGAAACGGCATCGGACTCCAGATTTATAAAACGAACGACGCCAACACGGTAGAAGTCAGCAAAAGTGTAAAAACAAAACTGGATGAGCTAACCAAAGAATATATTTCCCGATCGTTTGCCTACACCATTGCATCCGACCAATCAATCTACACACTATCATCGGCAGACGCAGTTGTTCACGATTTGGCACTAGCTGTCTTAATCGTAGGATTCGTGATGCTTTTCTTTTTGCACAGTTTACGGAGTTCCATGTTCATACTAGTGGCTATACCCGCAGCAATGATTCCCACATTCATCATGATGAGCCTTTTCGGCTTTTCTCTGAATCTGATGACGTTAATGGCTCTCTCACTCGTAGTAGGCATATTGGTAGATGACAGTATTGTAGTACTCGAAAACATTTTCCGCCATCTGGAAATGGGAAAAAGCAGAGTACAGGCCGCCATCGACGGAAGAACAGAGATAGGATTTACAGCAATAGCCATCACCATGGTCGATTTGGTCGTATTCATACCTATGGCACTCACAAGCGGACTCATTGGAAATATCGTCCGGCAATTTTCTTTAGTCGTTATATTCTCTACCTTGTTGAGCCTCTTTGTATCCTTTACACTAACCCCGCTACTTGCCTCCCTATTCGGGAAACTCGATAAGCCTAACCCTAAAACATTATGGGGAAGAATAAGCATAAAATTCGAACAGGCTCTCGATACATTGAAACTCTACTATGGACATCTTTTATTATGGGTGCTTTTCCACAAAAAGTATTTGTTTGCAGTGGTCGTCACCCTCATAATAGCCTCTATATCACTCGTTCCCAAAGGATTCATCGGAAAATCCTTTCTCGATACGGGAGATAGAGGAGAGTTAAGTCTGAAGCTGGAACTGGCAACCGACATGCCACTTTATCAAACCAATCAGGCCATTAGGCAGGCCGAATCAATCATCTTGAAACATAAAGAAATTGAAAACACATATACTCTTGTAGGCACCCAGACCGGCGGAGGCGGAGCAACCTCTAATAACAGTAACTGGGGACAAATTGACATTACGTTAGTTGATAAAACCAAACGAAAAATCACCACTGACCAATTTGGAACGCTAATGCGCAATGAAATAGAAAATGCCATACCCGGCATAAAAGTAACAGTTCTTCCTATGGGTGTTACCGGAACAAGTAACTCTCCTATTCGAATTGTGGTAAAAGCCGCCGCTTTAGATAGCGTAAGAAAAGGAGCCGACCTGGTTAAAGAAATTGTAGAAAACACACCCGGTACAGATTATGTTGAATTCAGCACTCAGGCCGATCGCAAGCAGATACAAATTATCCCGAACAGAGATAAAATCAGTTCCATGGGATTTTCTATTGAGGAAGTGGCGCAAATGATCAATCTGGCATTCAAAGGCAATGATAAGATTAACATGAAAGAGAATGACGACGAATACGCAATTAATATCCGCCTTGATGATTCCGATAAACGAACCATCAAAGATGTGGGCAATGCAATGCTCACCGGCAAATCAGGAAAAGTGATCCGCTTAAAACAAATAGCCACTATAAAAGAGAGCCTCGCCCCATCGCTACTCGAAAGAACGAGCAGACTGCCCTCCATCACAATTAATTCCGCAGCAGTAGGCAGGCCTTCGGGCAGTATCATTGAAGACATAAAAGAAAAACTATCCGAAACCCAGTTACCTATTGGAGTTTCCATTGATTATTTAGGAGATGCAAAAAATCAAAGTGAGGCATTCGCCAGCCTGGGCTTTGCGCTTATTATTGCCATATCACTAATCTATCTAATTATGGTAGCACTATACGAAAGCCTCGTGTATCCATTCGTAGTGTTGTTCTCAATTCCGGTAGCCATCATAGGAGCCCTGCTGGCTCTCGCATTGACCATGAATAACATCACAATTTTTAGTTTATGCGGCCTTATCATGTTACTGGGGTTAGTGACAAAGAATGGTATATTAATCGTTGATTTTGCTAATCACCTAAAAGCCAGAGGCATGCCTCTAACGGAAGTTTTACTCGAAGCAGGAAAAGAACGCCTGCGCCCCATTATCATGACCACATTTGCCATGATATTGGGTATGCTTCCGCTTGCATTATCTCAAAGCCCCGGATCGGAATTCAAAAACGGAATGGCCTGGGTTATTATCGGCGGACTAACAAGTTCTTTCCTGTTCACATTACTTCTCGTGCCCAGCGTATACATGGTAATTGAGAATATAAAAACAATACTCCCGAGGTTAATTCGCTTACAATTTATCAACGCATATAGAACAAAGTCTAATTAATCATCCTTCAGCACAAACATTTCAACGAAATCTCGTCACGTCTATAGCCTGATACTTACATGCATTCATGCAATGCAGGCAACCTATGCAATTTTCAGGATGTTCCACCGCCACATGTTTGTGAAAAGGAAATTCCACTTTAGTCAAAACATCATAACGGCAGCGATCCATGCATTTCCAACAAGCAACACATTTATCCGCATCAATTTGAATTGACACTTTCTTTTTGTTATTCATCATTTTTATTACTTATTTATCCTCCTTATTCAGGGTATCGGGCGTAGAGAAATCCTCGAAAATCATTAATAAATTAAGAGCTTCCTCCAGCCTTCGGTTCTTGTCTAATTCTTCAGCAATGACTTTATTACTCGAATGCAACTTTTCAATCATGCTTTTAAGCAATACTCTTGCTTCTTCTATGCTTATCTGACTTTCCATAAGAATCAATAATCCAAAACATCCATATACAATGATTTTAGTCGCTCTCTCAGAAAAAGCACCGCATATCTTTTTCTTGAAATGAGTGTATTAACAGTGACACCCGTCTGCACAGATATTTCCTTAAAAGAAAGGCCTTGCAATTCGGTCATTTCAAATACATTCTTCTGCTCGGCAGGCAGCTCGGAAAGAGCTTTCTCCAATTCCTGCCATACCAAAGAACGCAAGTATTCATCTTCCGGCGTTAAAGATTCCCCAAAAAGCAGACTATCCAGTTCATCAGTCATGTCCTCTTCCTCGCCATCATTATCCCAAAATTCAACAATAGATTCATTTTTTTTCTTTCTGTTCCAATCTGTTATTTCGTTTCTTGTCACAGTGTATAACCAAGCCTCCATTTGTTCAATAGGCTTCGTTAAGCTATCGGACTTTGCTAAATGAAAAAACACCTCCTGCAAAATATCTTTTGCATCTTCTACTGAATCGACTCTTCTGCGAACAAAGTTTTTTAATCGTTCCTGATATTTTTCAACAACGGTAGCAATATTTGAATTGTTAGATAGAACTGTTTGCACCTTTTTCTTCTTGATAGGAATCATCCCAAAAATGTTTATGATGTCTAATTTTTTGAGAAAACTCTCTACGCTCTTCCGGCGTCATTTTTGCCCATTTGCTTCTCATCCCACGATGGTGATGAAAGAAAGACATGCCTCTACCCCATCCAAACAAAAGTCTGCTAAGGATAAGCAAGCCAAGCGCCTGCCAAAAACTGATAGTCTGAAGACCCAACAAATTCGGCAAAAGCCAATTCCACAACAGCATCGTAGCAACAGTAAAACCCGAAAGAGCAACAATGAACAAGCCCAGATGCATAAATTTCGTACGAACAATCATAATTGATAGCATTTAAATTATTAATATATTGACCCACTACTTATGTAGACGAATCGCACACAAATATATTTTAGCACTTCCTTCTAAAATTACTCAATAATTATTTCCAGGACGTTTGTTTCATTCGTTTTTTGCATTAAAGCACCCTCATTTAGGGCGATTTAATGCATCGTATGCATTATTGCGACGGCTAGCATAAAATTAGTAATATTCCATTTTCCATATCAGTAGGTTTTAATATCCTTTTTTAGTGAGAAAGAATTTCCTATATTTACGCACTAATAGTTAACTTAATACATTTTTATATGAACAAATATTGTACCCCCCTTTTACTGTTCGTTCTGATAGTATTTGCTTTTAATGTCCATGCTCACGGCGAAAACAAGGTTGTAAAAGAAGACTCTTTGCATCTTATTCCTGTTCCACAGGAAATTATTTTAGGAAAAGGATCTTTTCATATTACGGCCAATACCCAAGTCTATACCAATTTGAAAAGAGCTGAGAAAGCTCGAATTCTGGATTTCATAAAACAATCTCAATTGCAGCTGGATAAGAAAGGCAAAAAATCTACTCCGGGCACATTGCAACTATTGCTGATAAAAGATAACTCGAAGAGTCCCGAGGCTTACAGTCTGCAAATCAGTTCCTCTGGCATCAAGATAAAAGCAACAGCCGGAGTCGGCATTTTTTACGGCTTACAATCACTCTTACAGCTTATTAACCAATACGGGAAAGAAAACATACCGGTATTAACGATTAATG containing:
- a CDS encoding sigma-70 family RNA polymerase sigma factor, yielding MIPIKKKKVQTVLSNNSNIATVVEKYQERLKNFVRRRVDSVEDAKDILQEVFFHLAKSDSLTKPIEQMEAWLYTVTRNEITDWNRKKKNESIVEFWDNDGEEEDMTDELDSLLFGESLTPEDEYLRSLVWQELEKALSELPAEQKNVFEMTELQGLSFKEISVQTGVTVNTLISRKRYAVLFLRERLKSLYMDVLDY
- a CDS encoding LytTR family DNA-binding domain-containing protein, with the protein product MKILIIEDEPRTAIDLSQTLKKIDPSVTIVDILDSINSSVNYLQSNPMPELIYMDIQLADGLSLDIFKQVKVTCPVIFCTAYDEYAIDAFKLNGIDFILKPFDQNAIQKSLEKVDFLRSYYKKDDDDTRLNKLIDAIRPTVRSCFLVNHKGKMIPVAVADIAYFFITNELTFLFTFSEQKYSIDHSLEELEQMTDAQQFYRANRQFLINFAAIKEIEPYFNRKLIVKLSVKCNDQIIVGKLKKTEFQAWLSER
- a CDS encoding TetR/AcrR family transcriptional regulator — encoded protein: MTVSKTRAKLVDVARQLFAKMGVENTTMNDIAIASKKGRRTLYTYFKNKDEIYLAVVESELDILSDMMKRVAEKDISPDEKIIEMIYTRLDAVKEVVYRNGTLRANFFRDIWKVEKVRKRFDAKEIQLFRAVLQEGKDKGVFRIDNVDMTAILVHYCVKGIEVPYIRGNVGSNLDIATRKKYVSNIVFGALHKIEINK
- a CDS encoding 4Fe-4S binding protein; translation: MMNNKKKVSIQIDADKCVACWKCMDRCRYDVLTKVEFPFHKHVAVEHPENCIGCLHCMNACKYQAIDVTRFR
- a CDS encoding efflux RND transporter periplasmic adaptor subunit encodes the protein MKRTNIILIGVVSLIIIAIVTTLVINKNKIDASNQVVDRSHIAVTVTTLKITPGRFFMQKSLPAKLNPEEKATASTQVAGMLSTMNIDLGSKVSRGEVIGSIDTKLARLNLQSATLTQQKLKDDYERTKALYKGNATSETELINAKYNYENTGVQTKQIKQQIENAKIIAPISGIVIANEMKAGEFANPGSSIAEIVNISKLKATVYLDETEVYYIHLKQKAEISLPSFPDKKISGNVIYISPSGDENHNYQVDVLIDNTTEWLKAGTDVSVSLTLNQKENIIMIPQRAIVSDKEEDYVYLIDHGIAHVRKVKTGMILGENIEIVNGLSAGNEIVLSGQINLREGSATKVINQ
- a CDS encoding histidine kinase is translated as MFELLDEKQKIRIENERLLRENLQARFEMLRQQVNPHFLFNSLATLKTMMYSDIGKAEEFIIHLSDIFRYSLKTSSDEKVLLREELSILEAYIFMLKCRFEQKLIVKINIDKKYNDFYIPPFTLQIIVENCVKHNIISNKAPLKIDIFSNEAAQLTISNSLQPKNSVETSTHVGLANIDKRYQYLCNEHIEINRENQLFKVIIPLIPNK
- a CDS encoding TolC family protein; the protein is MRVKCIISILIFLSFFLKINSQESYSLAKCIEYSLQHHASVNIYQNNIKIAKEQKREAISYYLPQISLNGTLTDNLKLQTTIIPAGMIGDKEVAMQFGKQYTTNIYHDISQTVYNQSEIYNIKAGKVNIEMSQLKYKQNNESLICNTAQAYFQVLAYKEYESKLHDIIKSYTQLSQILELKVQKGVALETDLERIKVSLKSAEYQLSEVETQLRNAIDSLKYIMGLNLDAELCISDSVNYEIYVSPPEVMALEVNSLIEYQINKTNLKLIDYSYKAQKAERLPSVNLFARIGRQVYSDDFSKSFSSWNDYSYVGISISKTLFDGFRRSSKTKENKLTLQNADLNLHLAETNYQLSFQNSEKSLLTAYNNLNGNKDNLNLAKKILDTSSLNYQKGSAPLSVFLNDDNTYKNAQLQYINSLFSYMSERLDYEKSRGTIFNFYNELKDNQNYRIK
- a CDS encoding efflux RND transporter permease subunit, with product MTITELSIKRPLLITVIFTILILFGIIGYKSLNYELLPKFEAGVISITTTYAGASPQDIESSVTKPIEDAVSTVEGLDIITSRSMENVSSITIQLKSGVEDIVAQQDIERKINQIKSTLPEDVDDPVVNRFSTDQFPVLNLSVSASLSDADLYHLVENNILPELTNVSGVGQVSIVGGTPREIGIKINNQKLNAYNLSISQIYQSINASSIAYPAGKVSSHQQEFSIRLNADLATAEMIRNIIIRENANGSRILLKDVAKITDANSTPITINRINGRNGIGLQIYKTNDANTVEVSKSVKTKLDELTKEYISRSFAYTIASDQSIYTLSSADAVVHDLALAVLIVGFVMLFFLHSLRSSMFILVAIPAAMIPTFIMMSLFGFSLNLMTLMALSLVVGILVDDSIVVLENIFRHLEMGKSRVQAAIDGRTEIGFTAIAITMVDLVVFIPMALTSGLIGNIVRQFSLVVIFSTLLSLFVSFTLTPLLASLFGKLDKPNPKTLWGRISIKFEQALDTLKLYYGHLLLWVLFHKKYLFAVVVTLIIASISLVPKGFIGKSFLDTGDRGELSLKLELATDMPLYQTNQAIRQAESIILKHKEIENTYTLVGTQTGGGGATSNNSNWGQIDITLVDKTKRKITTDQFGTLMRNEIENAIPGIKVTVLPMGVTGTSNSPIRIVVKAAALDSVRKGADLVKEIVENTPGTDYVEFSTQADRKQIQIIPNRDKISSMGFSIEEVAQMINLAFKGNDKINMKENDDEYAINIRLDDSDKRTIKDVGNAMLTGKSGKVIRLKQIATIKESLAPSLLERTSRLPSITINSAAVGRPSGSIIEDIKEKLSETQLPIGVSIDYLGDAKNQSEAFASLGFALIIAISLIYLIMVALYESLVYPFVVLFSIPVAIIGALLALALTMNNITIFSLCGLIMLLGLVTKNGILIVDFANHLKARGMPLTEVLLEAGKERLRPIIMTTFAMILGMLPLALSQSPGSEFKNGMAWVIIGGLTSSFLFTLLLVPSVYMVIENIKTILPRLIRLQFINAYRTKSN